The Polypterus senegalus isolate Bchr_013 chromosome 1, ASM1683550v1, whole genome shotgun sequence genome includes a window with the following:
- the nup160 gene encoding nuclear pore complex protein Nup160, with the protein MATAVLERSFTEINAFPRETTTRFREITVNTGVNAIPGGIRYPDSAGGFHYEESGKLLPITSNWFIHWSTSGDTLQLLEQSLDINLLNNAVSLKFLNCSLLPGGVHIYETHSHVFILIVTNQTLHRIVLPHPARMYRSEFITEMQMQSVFTDIGKVNFRDSSTSYIIPSVPGHMASSTASSAWITSDGEAVFVIASASGGILLIRLPPHDAQGSVSIIELKQSSVMQRLLTGWMPTAIRGDQGHLDTPLSLAVRQLESDTFIFSLCQDHKLRMWSYKDQICLLVADMLEYMPVSHDIRHTAGQGHKLRLSFSASMGLCLGVYLSFPKRGQFCIFQLVTTEANRYSLDHISSLYSSQETLVDFSLTSTDVWALWQDDESQTIVKYINFEHNVAGQWNQVFVEPPLEEEIHIGDDHDPRETYLEKLFSPGRFTALALVKALQIYCRGGEKIIDLSWEALKKEVTIAVETELQGSVTEYEFSQEEYRQLQVEFWSKFYQCCLQYQEAISCPLALFVNSHTALVCLLRKGFISFLVPCFAVDHLYLSSDDQLVTEDETPLTDDASTARDLLLLISCLRRLGETVSGDLAYMMEQALEHLESPEREAEKIMETLLANDNDGVIEDIQNQLQDIRNPVSAMSLLLREMDYATDVEMEGSHGEGQPLSVRMTLAQICGSFAAATVVCRAAHQSASTRFLLCRDLLILQQLLLRLGENAYLGGGHQLFELQQDLLSQTSYLLYSYYVIRWASQCLSTVVAMDTLEANLQHLSVLELSDSPALMPSKSVSSPQTLLELFFQNVARKRIISLIHAQSDSPLSRGVFSWPHLITMITVYLFQEIWPNNPGFLFPECMMGNCQYTQLQEYVRLISPWCQVNVGSCRFMLGQCYLATGEGHKALQCFQEAATEVGREVFLDRLISSEEEELTSAPRLQFYNKVLRLLEDVGLPELVIQLATTAISEAMEDVRSRAALQTRIFKHHLDLGHNTLAYEALTQNPDPSRQLDCLRQLVVVLCERSQLQDLVEFPYVNLHDEVVSIIESRARAVDLMTHNYYELLYSFHINRHNYRKAGTVMYEYGMRLGREVRTRNGLQKQVNCYLVAMNCLRLIRPEYAWIVQPASGGVYERPGASPKRDHDGESATSPVNRRIEILELKDLQKEYILAQNRLTLVRHNPAAAPIAGSASADETVVLLVQAGLFDSALSLCHMFKLSLIPVFEGLAYKCIRLQYGGEQVQAEAWGWLAANQLSLVTTTAESSATDEAWRLLSSYLDRYKTQNAQYHKCVINKLLSHGVPVPDWLVNGYKKVDAAGLLRLYLNYDLLEEAVEFVLEYIDALLGKGHQYFGIERPLSATAPPVWLPYVAIDQLLHALGENQYINSTHLDQRLRDKLEKYHAVVIQTTTTRKQVV; encoded by the exons GTCCACTTCTGGTGACACTCTACAGCTACTGGAACAGTCACTGGATATTAACCTCCTGAACAATGCTGTCAGCTTAAAATTTCTAAATTGTAGTCTACTCCCAGGAGGGGTCCATATCTATGAGACACACAGTCATGTCTTCATCCTAATTGTAACTAATCAGACCCTCCATAGAATAGTGCTACCTCACCCTGCTCGCATGTACAGAAGT GAGTTCATAACAGAGATGCAAATGCAGTCTGTTTTTACAGATATTGGCAAAGTGAACTTCAGAGATTCATCAACTAGCTATATTATCCCTTCAGTACCAGGGCATATGGCATCCTCTACTGCCTCTAGTGCCTGGATTACTAGTGATGGAGAAGCAGTCTTTGTCATTGCTTCAGCTTCTGGTGGTATTCTGCTAATTCGGCTGCCTCCTCATGATGCCCAAG GGTCAGTTTCAATCATCGAGCTGAAGCAGAGCTCAGTGATGCAGAGGCTCCTTACTGGCTGGATGCCAACTGCAATTAg AGGTGATCAAGGCCATTTGGACACACCACTTAGTCTTGCTGTCCGACAGCTGGAGAGTGacacatttatattttctttgtgcCAGGACCATAAACTGCGGATGTGGTCCTACAAA gATCAGATATGCTTACTAGTTGCTGATATGTTGGAGTACATGCCAGTGAGCCACGATATTCGTCATACTGCTGGGCAAGGACACAAACTGCGTCTCTCCTTCTCAGCTTCAATGGGTCTCTGTCTTGGGGTTTACCTTAGCTTTCCTAAAAGAGGACAG TTCTGCATTTTTCAGCTTGTGACTACTGAAGCTAACAGATACAGTTTGGATCACATTTCTTCACTTTACTCATCCCAG gagaCGTTGgtagatttttctttgacttccacAGATGTATGGGCGCTATGGCAAGATGATGAAAGTCAAACAATTGTGAAGTACATTAACTTTGAACA TAATGTAGCAGGTCAGTGGAACCAAGTGTTTGTGGAACCACCATTGGAGGAAGAAATCCATATTGGGGATGATCATGATCCTAGG GAAACTTACCTGGAAAAGCTTTTTAGTCCTGGTCGCTTTACAGCTCTAGCGCTTGTGAAAGCTCTGCAG ATCTATTGCCGTGGTGGGGAAAAGATTATCGATCTTTCATGGGAGGCACTGAAGAAAGAAGTCACTATTGCTGTTGAAACGGAG CTTCAAGGCAGTGTGACAGAGTATGAGTTCTCTCAAGAAGAATATCGTCAACTGCAGGTGGAGTTCTGGTCAAAGTTCTACCAGTGCTGTCTGCAATATCAGGAAGCAATCTCATGCCCTCTTGCACTGTTTGTCAACTCTCACACTGCCTTAGTTTGTCTGCTTAGGAAA GGTTTTATCTCATTTCTTGTTCCATGCTTTGCTGTTGATCACCTTTACCTGTCCTCAGACGATCAATTGGTGACAGAAGATGAGACTCCTCTCACAGATG ATGCTAGTACAGCACGAGACCTTCTGTTGTTGATAAGCTGCCTGCGACGGCTTGGTGAAACTGTTTCTGGGGACCTAGCTTATATGATGGAGCAAGCACTAGAGCATCTGGAGTCACCAGAAAGGGAAGcagaaaaaataatggaaacattACTGGCTAATGACAA TGATGGTGTTATTGAGGATATTCAAAATCAACTGCAGGACATTAGAAACCCAGTGAGTGCAATGAGTCTCCTCTTGAGAGAGATGGACTATGCAACTGATGTAGAAATGGAAGGTAGTCATGGTGAAG GTCAACCTCTGAGTGTCCGAATGACTCTGGCACAAATTTGTGGAAGTTTTGCTGCTGCAACAGTTGTCTGTCGTGCTGCACACCAGAGTGCCAGCACTCGTTTCTTGCTGTGTCGGGACCTCTTAATCCTACAACAGTTGCTGCTACGCCTGGGTGAAAAT GCATATCTTGGAGGAGGCCACCAGCTGTTTGAACTTCAGCAAGACTTACTTTCTCAAACTTCATACCTGCTGTATTCCTATTATGTTATAAGATGGGCAAGCCAGTGTCTGTCAACGGTTGTGGCCATGGATACATT GGAAGCCAATCTACAACATCTGTCTGTTCTGGAACTTTCAGATTCTCCCGCTTTAATGCCTAGTAAATCAG TGTCCAGTCCACAGACTCTGCTTGAACTTTTCTTCCAAAATGTTGCCAGGAAGCGAATCATCTCTTTAATACATGCCCAGTCAGACAGTCCTCTGAGCAGAGGTGTCTTCAGCTGGCCTCACCTAATCACAATGATCACTGTCTACCTCTTCCAGGAAAT ATGGCCCAATAACCCAGGATTCCTTTTTCCAGAGTGTATGATGGGAAACTGCCAGTACACCCAGTTGCAG GAATATGTTCGACTGATCAGCCCATGGTGCCAAGTCAATGTTGGCTCATGTCGTTTCATGCTTGGGCAGTGCTACCTAGCCACTGGAGAAGGACACAAG GCTCTCCAGTGTTTCCAGGAAGCTGCAACAGAGGTAGGGAGAGAAGTGTTCTTGGACCGACTGATTAGTTCTGAAGAAGAGGAGTTGACTTCTGCTCCACGCCTCCAGTTTTACAACAAG GTTCTGAGGTTGTTGGAAGATGTTGGTTTACCTGAATTAGTTATTCAACTTGCTACAACAGCCATCTCTGAAGCAATGGAAGATGTGAGAAGTCGT GCTGCCCTTCAGACTCGTATTTTTAAGCATCACCTTGACCTTGGACACAACACGTTGGCATATGAAGCTCTTACACAGAACCCAGATCCTAGCAG ACAGCTGGACTGTCTTCGTCAATTGGTTGTGGTGCTCTGTGAGCGTTCCCAATTACAGGATTTGGTTGAATTTCCTTATGTGAACCTCCACGATGAG GTGGTTAGCATTATTGAATCACGGGCACGGGCTGTTGACCTAATGACTCATAATTATTATGAACTGCTGTATTCATTCCACATCAACCGGCATAATTACAGgaaag ctggCACAGTGATGTATGAATATGGCATGCGCCTTGGAAGGGAGGTTCGGACGCGCAATGGACTACAGAAACAGGTTAACTGTTACCTGGTAGCCATGAATTGTTTGAGGCTGATCCGTCCAGAGTATGCATGGATTGTGCAACCAGCATCTGGTGGAGTG tATGAACGACCAGGAGCCTCTCCAAAAAGGGATCATGATGGAGAATCTGCTACAAGTCCAG TGAATCGTCGAATTGAAATTTTGGAGCTGAAGGATTTACAGAAAGAGTACATTTTGGCTCAAAACCGGCTCACTCTAGTACGGCACAACCCAGCAGCAGCTCCAATAGCAG GAAGTGCTTCTGCTGACGAGACAGTAGTTTTATTAGTTCAGGCTGGTCTATTTGACTCTGCCCTGTCTTTGTGTCACATGTTTAAGCTCAGTCTGATACCTGTATTTGAGGGATTGGCATACAA atgtatCCGTCTACAGTATGGTGGGGAGCAAGTACAGGCAGAGGCCTGGGGCTGGCTAGCTGCTAATCAGCTTTCCTTGGTAACCACCACTGCGGAGTCAAG TGCCACAGATGAAGCATGGAGGCTTCTTTCATCATATCTGGATCGATACAAGACTCAGAATGCTCAGTATCACAAATGTGTCATCAACAAGCTGCTGTCTCATGGTGTACCAGTCCCAGACTGGCTTGTCAATGGCTACAAG aaGGTAGATGCTGCTGGCTTGCTACGACTGTACTTAAACTATGACCTTCTAGAGGAAGCTGTTGAATTTGTTCTTGAATACATAGATGCTTTGTTGGGGAAAGGGCACCAGTACTTTGGAATTGAG AGACCCCTGtctgccactgcaccaccagtgtGGCTTCCTTATGTGGCTATCGACCAGTTACTACATGCGCTTGGTGAGAACCAGTACATCAACAGCACCCAC CTCGATCAGAGGCTGCGAGACAAGCTGGAGAAATACCATGCTGTTGTGATCCAGACCACCACAACAAGGAAGCAAGTAGTGTGA